The following proteins are encoded in a genomic region of Fundidesulfovibrio putealis DSM 16056:
- a CDS encoding glycosyltransferase family 39 protein yields the protein MTGAVKDLAGGARAWEGILFKGGVVLVVSVGFFLRFYQLDTPTLWFDEMFSALSSRAPVTSLLDYAYNSGLHSPYFYLFLKLISAGGNSDFSMRWPLAAAGSVSVYLVYRLFRGHVGCGPALVAAAFIAVNPIHIWASRQIRPYAFLFLFFCLAAGFLLRFIMNKQRRDFWALLLANLAFLSTHYTAFVVVFVEWVVIFSLAMRDWKSMRKGVIEFTAACFLAAIPSIPFMFGLFFKNQMYAVGRQTFSGGFERTVLSVYEVLFLYLPQFVVVALILLSIMGAVTIYKVSRNTCYALILMFFLPPMIFISVRLNTPVLPVYVLFTALPFSLVLGAAFMTMRKAYVVGVLSGLFVLVYGINYTKIHHHDFYDASNSFASAIFTTGDFKAIAQSLPAVVEDDSVTSASDSFLHESISWYLDQFSKPNPLRHQRIGIIDPVAHYRFLSVGNNFGHFAKDIGDFEKFMGQSARVNSVGGANLYSFDIKRTPIIELKSLPMTIELHPIPNDFYRYVSRLEDVTLNPHWGGGVMVTENNRIGTVEYTFDNVENLDGVSFLVWFRYHNVGQDNTLEFLYSFDDEEFISGFVSKGKDVRNVFSMPIRRDTPFKRLTLRFILNCTKVTPQGLFVNLDTLTMRDFKLVACTPAHENYCFMKMSSLTLPSGVEVISIPGQIVEKVSGIVNTLDDDSGWNVYRSENPDVPGIVTVNPGKSATGAIFYPRVSGKSSQVLVYRKVNMQRKLVAAYQGIDDKWTDIFQQWPLDPSCFVSDEGTLEIELYKSELWHKDGKIFFNLPKD from the coding sequence ATGACTGGAGCCGTTAAGGATCTAGCGGGGGGGGCAAGGGCATGGGAAGGCATATTGTTCAAGGGCGGGGTGGTGCTCGTCGTTTCTGTTGGTTTTTTCTTGCGGTTTTACCAGCTTGACACGCCAACCCTTTGGTTCGATGAAATGTTCAGCGCGCTTTCGTCGCGCGCCCCCGTAACGTCCCTTTTGGATTATGCCTACAACTCGGGCTTGCACTCCCCGTACTTTTATTTATTTCTCAAACTCATTTCTGCCGGAGGCAATTCCGATTTCTCTATGCGGTGGCCTTTGGCAGCTGCAGGAAGCGTCAGCGTCTATCTGGTATATCGCCTCTTCAGGGGTCATGTCGGGTGTGGTCCTGCTCTTGTCGCTGCGGCGTTTATCGCTGTAAACCCCATACATATTTGGGCTTCTCGTCAGATTCGTCCATATGCTTTCCTTTTTTTGTTTTTCTGTTTGGCTGCGGGTTTTTTATTACGTTTCATTATGAATAAGCAGCGTCGGGATTTTTGGGCGTTGCTATTGGCGAACCTTGCCTTTCTTTCGACACATTACACCGCGTTTGTTGTCGTGTTTGTTGAGTGGGTTGTGATTTTTTCTCTGGCCATGCGCGATTGGAAGTCTATGAGAAAAGGAGTGATCGAGTTCACCGCAGCTTGCTTTCTCGCTGCTATCCCGTCGATACCTTTTATGTTTGGTTTGTTCTTTAAAAATCAGATGTACGCGGTTGGGCGACAAACTTTCTCGGGTGGTTTTGAAAGAACAGTTCTGTCGGTTTACGAGGTTTTGTTTCTTTATTTGCCTCAGTTCGTGGTCGTTGCATTGATTTTACTGTCGATAATGGGTGCCGTCACGATCTATAAAGTGAGCAGAAACACATGTTATGCATTGATTCTCATGTTCTTTCTGCCGCCAATGATATTCATATCAGTCCGTTTGAATACTCCTGTTTTGCCCGTATACGTTCTTTTTACGGCTCTCCCGTTCAGCCTAGTTCTTGGTGCAGCCTTTATGACAATGCGCAAGGCTTATGTCGTTGGGGTACTCTCCGGTCTATTCGTGCTCGTATATGGAATTAATTACACAAAGATTCACCATCATGATTTTTATGACGCAAGCAATTCATTTGCTTCCGCAATCTTTACGACTGGAGATTTCAAGGCTATTGCTCAATCCTTGCCTGCCGTTGTCGAAGATGACAGTGTTACGTCTGCGTCGGACTCTTTTCTTCATGAGTCAATCTCATGGTACTTGGACCAATTTTCGAAACCAAATCCATTGAGACATCAACGAATAGGCATCATTGATCCAGTTGCCCATTACCGTTTTTTGAGCGTTGGTAACAATTTTGGGCACTTTGCTAAAGATATTGGCGATTTCGAAAAGTTTATGGGGCAGTCTGCAAGAGTTAATTCTGTGGGGGGGGCTAATCTCTATTCTTTTGATATCAAACGAACTCCGATTATAGAATTGAAATCGCTACCAATGACAATTGAGTTGCATCCAATTCCCAATGATTTTTATAGGTATGTTTCCCGGCTTGAGGATGTGACACTAAACCCCCACTGGGGCGGCGGTGTCATGGTCACAGAAAACAACCGAATTGGAACAGTTGAGTATACCTTCGACAATGTTGAAAACCTTGATGGAGTCTCTTTTCTGGTTTGGTTCAGATATCACAATGTCGGGCAGGATAACACCCTGGAGTTTCTTTATAGTTTTGATGACGAAGAGTTCATTTCTGGATTTGTGAGCAAGGGCAAGGATGTACGTAACGTTTTCAGCATGCCTATTCGTCGTGATACACCCTTCAAAAGGCTGACTTTGCGCTTCATATTAAATTGTACCAAAGTTACACCGCAGGGATTGTTCGTAAACCTTGATACTTTAACAATGCGCGATTTCAAGCTGGTTGCGTGCACTCCTGCACATGAAAACTATTGTTTTATGAAAATGTCATCATTGACTTTGCCCAGTGGGGTAGAAGTTATATCAATACCTGGGCAAATTGTCGAAAAAGTATCGGGAATTGTGAATACTTTGGATGATGATTCAGGTTGGAATGTCTATAGATCTGAGAATCCGGATGTCCCGGGTATTGTGACCGTAAATCCTGGCAAGTCCGCCACTGGGGCAATATTCTATCCGCGCGTCTCTGGGAAGTCTTCCCAGGTTTTGGTGTACCGAAAAGTAAATATGCAACGAAAACTTGTCGCGGCCTACCAAGGAATTGACGACAAGTGGACAGATATTTTTCAGCAATGGCCTTTGGATCCCAGTTGCTTTGTATCTGATGAGGGTACGCTGGAAATTGAGCTTTATAAATCAGAACTATGGCATAAAGACGGAAAGATTTTCTTTAACCTGCCCAAGGATTGA
- a CDS encoding PAS domain S-box protein codes for MSFWLAVSLLGAYALCMLGVAQWVERSPALKGRVAASPLVYSLSLTVYMTAWTYYGIVGQAANSGLIFLTSYLGPTLLVLLWPMILGRILRLKKATRITSIADYLGARYGRSHLVAGIAASLALMGSLPYIALQIKAVLSSLAVLTGQGQPDSAGASWAGPGLMVFMMAFTIVAGVRRIDPTERHQGVIAVIALESLVKLVGFLAVGGFVCYVMFNSPWEIFHRAQAASLGHLLTVGGGEQDYQDWVGRMLLFMPVILLLPRQFHVAVVENSEPRHLRTAVWLFPLYMLLISLFVMPIALGGRLLGFEAQAGDTFVLLLPRLGGNAWLSFLVFLGGFSAAMSMIAVNTMTMATMVTNDLILPVAARIPRADWVRRSLLPLRWAVVAVYLGCGYLVHLAIGEGAMLASLGIMSMAAAAQFTPAAMFGLFWRGGTRAGAVVGLGAGFAVWLYTLALPALARSGVIAPSFLDGPFGISWLAPESLLGLTALTPLNHSLFWAMLLNTGGYVLVSLLSRPRPEETEMTLLLFGAADGARNVRAGGESPRHVLLAPRVDVLEQLFRSYLPPQAASEYVEACAKRAGCSGLELVSVLELAALYAEAEKSLGGIVGAATAHKALLDGRLYTARDREELSSIYGRVLADMKVSPDELRKRVDYYQEREALLLESAQALTAANQALEAEVLVRRQFEQEARKAEEKYRSIFDNAVEGIFQTSPDGRILEANPACARILGYESPAELMAHVSDVRTGIYAKPEDREQFLAYLRTNGVVSNFETHFVRKDGMQVWITMHAKAIRGEDGSLARIEGILEDISERKLAEERMRQANQTVRGIIDSMPSAMIALSETGRVVHLNREAAARFGKSTIEAEGKPLGELVPGLAWTLDLVGKALDSGEAQFKGRVADDSGVARRYVDVMAYPLAGRGDVVLRIDDVTERARVEDMMVQTEKMFSVGGLAAGMAHEINNPLGAILGSAQNMERRLEPGRPRNEEAAARCGVTVENVRCYLQDRGVLEMVGLVREAGFRASEIVRNMLEFSRKSEGRMALEDIPALLEKSVELAGQDYDLKKKFDFRQIHVVREFEPGLPRVECRATEMTQVFLNLLRNAAQAIKDADVAGGVPEIRLKAAREGEMLRIEVADNGPGMDEATRKRVFEPFYTTKPVGIGTGLGLSVSYFIVTDNHGGQFSVESSPGKGARFIVRLPLTQAAR; via the coding sequence ATGTCCTTCTGGCTGGCGGTCTCGCTCCTGGGGGCCTACGCCCTGTGCATGCTTGGCGTGGCCCAGTGGGTGGAGCGCAGCCCGGCCCTGAAGGGCAGGGTGGCAGCCAGCCCCCTGGTCTACTCGCTGTCGCTTACCGTCTACATGACCGCCTGGACCTACTACGGCATCGTGGGGCAGGCGGCCAACAGCGGGCTGATCTTCCTGACGTCCTACCTGGGGCCAACGCTCCTGGTGCTCCTCTGGCCCATGATCCTGGGCCGCATCCTGAGGCTCAAGAAAGCGACCCGCATAACCAGCATCGCGGACTATCTGGGGGCGCGCTACGGGCGGTCGCACCTGGTGGCGGGAATCGCGGCGTCCCTGGCCCTCATGGGGTCGCTTCCCTACATCGCGCTCCAGATCAAGGCCGTGCTCTCCAGCCTCGCGGTGCTGACCGGGCAGGGCCAGCCAGATTCAGCCGGAGCGTCCTGGGCGGGGCCTGGCCTCATGGTTTTCATGATGGCCTTCACCATAGTGGCCGGCGTGCGGCGGATAGACCCCACGGAGCGCCATCAGGGCGTGATCGCGGTCATCGCCCTGGAATCACTGGTCAAGCTCGTGGGTTTTTTGGCCGTGGGCGGCTTCGTCTGCTACGTCATGTTCAACAGCCCCTGGGAGATATTCCACCGGGCCCAGGCCGCGTCGCTGGGGCATCTGCTCACCGTCGGAGGCGGCGAACAGGACTATCAGGACTGGGTGGGCCGGATGCTGCTCTTCATGCCGGTAATCCTCCTGCTACCCAGGCAGTTTCACGTGGCCGTGGTGGAGAACTCCGAGCCCCGGCACCTGCGCACTGCGGTCTGGCTGTTTCCCCTGTACATGCTGCTGATAAGCCTCTTCGTGATGCCCATAGCCCTGGGCGGGCGGCTGTTGGGCTTCGAGGCCCAGGCCGGGGACACCTTCGTCCTGCTGCTGCCGCGCCTGGGGGGCAACGCCTGGTTGTCCTTCCTGGTGTTTCTGGGCGGATTCTCCGCCGCCATGAGCATGATCGCCGTGAACACCATGACCATGGCCACCATGGTCACCAACGACCTGATCCTGCCCGTGGCGGCGCGGATTCCCCGCGCGGACTGGGTCCGGCGCAGCCTCCTGCCCCTGCGCTGGGCCGTGGTGGCTGTCTACCTTGGCTGCGGCTACCTGGTGCATCTGGCCATCGGCGAGGGGGCCATGCTGGCCAGCCTGGGCATCATGTCCATGGCTGCCGCCGCCCAGTTCACCCCGGCGGCCATGTTCGGCCTGTTCTGGCGCGGCGGCACCAGGGCCGGTGCGGTGGTCGGGCTCGGCGCGGGCTTTGCGGTCTGGCTGTACACCCTGGCGCTGCCGGCCCTGGCCAGAAGCGGCGTCATCGCACCCTCCTTCCTGGACGGACCCTTCGGCATATCCTGGCTGGCCCCGGAGAGCCTGCTGGGGCTCACGGCGCTGACCCCCCTCAACCACTCGCTGTTCTGGGCCATGCTCCTGAACACCGGCGGCTACGTCCTGGTTTCCCTGCTGAGCAGGCCCCGCCCGGAGGAGACGGAGATGACCCTCCTCTTGTTCGGGGCAGCCGACGGCGCGAGGAACGTGCGGGCCGGAGGAGAGTCGCCCCGGCACGTGCTCCTTGCGCCGCGCGTGGACGTGCTGGAGCAGCTGTTCCGGAGCTACCTCCCCCCGCAGGCCGCCAGTGAATACGTGGAAGCCTGCGCGAAGAGGGCCGGATGCTCAGGGCTGGAACTTGTGTCCGTCCTGGAACTGGCCGCGCTGTACGCCGAGGCGGAGAAAAGCCTGGGGGGCATTGTGGGCGCGGCCACGGCCCACAAGGCCCTGCTGGACGGCAGGCTCTACACCGCCCGCGACAGGGAGGAGCTCTCTTCGATCTATGGCCGGGTGCTGGCGGACATGAAGGTGTCGCCCGATGAGCTGCGAAAACGGGTGGACTACTACCAGGAGCGCGAAGCGCTGCTTCTTGAGAGCGCCCAGGCCCTGACCGCCGCCAACCAGGCCCTGGAGGCCGAGGTGCTGGTGCGCAGGCAGTTCGAGCAGGAGGCGCGCAAGGCCGAGGAGAAATACCGCTCCATCTTCGACAACGCGGTGGAGGGCATCTTCCAGACCTCTCCGGACGGGCGCATCCTGGAGGCGAACCCCGCCTGCGCGCGCATCCTGGGGTACGAATCCCCGGCGGAGCTCATGGCCCACGTGTCCGACGTCAGGACCGGCATCTACGCCAAGCCCGAGGACCGCGAGCAGTTTCTGGCGTATTTGCGGACCAACGGGGTCGTCTCCAATTTCGAGACGCATTTTGTGCGCAAGGACGGCATGCAGGTGTGGATCACCATGCACGCCAAGGCGATACGCGGCGAAGACGGCAGTCTGGCGCGCATCGAGGGCATCCTGGAGGACATCTCCGAGCGCAAGCTGGCGGAGGAGCGCATGCGCCAGGCCAACCAGACCGTGCGCGGCATCATCGACTCCATGCCCTCGGCCATGATCGCCCTGTCCGAAACGGGCCGGGTGGTCCACCTCAACCGGGAGGCTGCGGCGCGCTTCGGCAAATCCACCATCGAGGCGGAGGGGAAGCCTCTGGGGGAGCTGGTTCCGGGGCTCGCCTGGACCCTGGACCTGGTCGGCAAGGCCCTTGATTCGGGCGAAGCCCAGTTCAAGGGGCGCGTGGCGGATGATTCCGGGGTCGCGCGCCGCTACGTGGACGTGATGGCCTATCCGCTGGCCGGGCGCGGCGACGTGGTGCTGCGCATCGACGACGTGACCGAACGGGCGCGCGTGGAAGACATGATGGTGCAGACCGAGAAGATGTTCTCCGTGGGGGGGCTGGCGGCGGGCATGGCGCACGAGATCAACAACCCCCTGGGGGCCATCCTCGGGTCCGCCCAGAACATGGAGCGCAGGCTGGAACCCGGCCGCCCCCGCAACGAGGAGGCCGCCGCCCGCTGCGGCGTGACCGTGGAGAACGTGCGCTGCTACCTTCAGGACCGGGGCGTCCTGGAGATGGTGGGGCTGGTGCGCGAGGCCGGATTCCGGGCTTCCGAGATCGTCCGCAACATGCTGGAGTTCAGCCGCAAGAGCGAGGGGCGCATGGCCCTCGAGGACATCCCGGCGCTCTTGGAGAAGTCCGTGGAGCTTGCCGGGCAGGATTACGACCTGAAGAAGAAATTCGATTTCCGCCAGATCCATGTGGTCCGGGAGTTCGAGCCCGGCCTGCCCAGGGTGGAGTGCCGCGCCACGGAGATGACCCAGGTGTTCCTCAACCTGCTGCGAAACGCCGCCCAGGCCATCAAGGACGCGGACGTGGCTGGCGGCGTGCCGGAGATACGCCTCAAGGCGGCGCGGGAGGGGGAGATGCTGCGCATCGAGGTGGCGGACAACGGCCCCGGCATGGACGAAGCCACCCGCAAGCGGGTGTTCGAGCCGTTCTACACCACCAAGCCCGTGGGAATCGGCACGGGGCTTGGCCTGTCGGTGTCCTACTTCATCGTCACGGACAACCACGGCGGGCAGTTCAGCGTGGAGTCGAGCCCCGGCAAGGGGGCCAGATTCATAGTCAGGCTGCCGCTGACCCAGGCGGCCCGGTAA
- a CDS encoding glycosyltransferase family 39 protein, whose product MARHKLRHLHTHRSPSVKCHTYFTPGILAASLLFFLFFAINKTISNSLWADEFYMLIVSEMDFLKSLAQTTDYSAPLYQLVLKPIVASAGTGHLALRLPAMVFSIIGLMYFLALMKDLFDFETACFATALIAVNPLFIHNAAEARPYTLLFCTTCASYYYYLLSTKSPGTLRGALYTLSSFAMVISHYYGYLVLASQFFHFAYLSILNKSWKTPFTRFFALAIALATIALALPLRYLLEGAPAASWMDRPAPYSWYLGDLFHNGKIGALVCAAFVISLLALFSQKLLPKPAEGDRHFPVARTDLVALLLWTVLGFYSILLITIVVKPIYTARHFVFILAPAVALLFFGISRLPRKAAILVSCALFFVQIHSSSRELFSTRHDFTSTVALLNTEKPGCVFVPYSPYGTHYANPIHRGLLYYGYESASLARYDELGARPEVLRPGCKLVVFGKITKITKILKDKGIGFGTTTFGNMSVIAIL is encoded by the coding sequence TTGGCCCGACATAAGCTAAGACATCTTCATACACACCGGAGTCCCTCCGTGAAATGCCACACTTACTTTACGCCAGGCATCCTGGCGGCATCACTGCTTTTTTTCCTTTTCTTTGCAATCAACAAAACTATCAGCAACAGCTTGTGGGCTGATGAATTCTACATGCTCATCGTCTCCGAGATGGATTTCCTCAAATCCCTCGCCCAGACAACGGATTACTCGGCCCCGCTCTATCAATTGGTGCTCAAGCCGATCGTCGCATCCGCAGGCACCGGCCACCTAGCGCTCAGGCTCCCGGCCATGGTGTTTTCCATCATAGGCCTCATGTATTTCCTCGCGCTCATGAAGGACCTGTTCGACTTTGAAACGGCATGCTTCGCCACCGCGCTTATCGCGGTCAATCCCCTTTTCATCCACAACGCGGCGGAAGCCAGGCCCTACACCCTTTTGTTCTGCACCACGTGCGCATCCTACTATTACTATCTCCTGAGCACGAAATCGCCAGGCACGTTGCGCGGAGCACTCTACACCCTGTCATCATTCGCCATGGTGATCAGCCATTACTATGGCTATCTTGTTCTCGCGTCGCAGTTCTTCCACTTCGCGTATCTCTCGATCCTGAACAAAAGCTGGAAAACACCCTTCACCAGATTCTTTGCGCTTGCCATCGCGCTGGCGACGATCGCGCTCGCCCTGCCCCTCAGATACCTGCTTGAGGGCGCTCCCGCCGCCAGTTGGATGGACAGACCCGCGCCGTATTCATGGTATCTGGGCGACCTGTTTCACAACGGCAAAATCGGGGCCCTCGTCTGTGCGGCCTTTGTCATCTCCCTTCTCGCGCTGTTCTCGCAAAAGCTCCTGCCCAAGCCGGCGGAGGGCGACAGGCACTTCCCCGTCGCCAGGACGGACCTCGTCGCACTGCTGCTGTGGACCGTGTTGGGCTTCTATTCCATCCTGCTCATAACCATCGTCGTGAAGCCGATCTACACGGCCAGGCACTTTGTGTTCATTCTTGCTCCAGCCGTCGCGCTCCTGTTCTTCGGCATCAGCAGGCTCCCCAGAAAAGCGGCCATTCTCGTGTCATGCGCCCTGTTTTTCGTACAAATCCATAGCTCGTCGCGGGAGTTATTTTCCACGCGCCACGATTTCACCAGCACCGTCGCGCTCCTGAACACGGAAAAGCCGGGTTGCGTTTTCGTTCCGTACTCACCGTACGGCACGCACTACGCAAATCCCATCCACAGGGGTCTTCTCTATTATGGGTATGAATCGGCGTCCCTGGCGAGATACGACGAACTCGGCGCGCGCCCCGAGGTTCTGAGGCCCGGCTGCAAGCTGGTCGTGTTCGGAAAAATCACGAAAATCACGAAAATCCTGAAGGACAAAGGCATCGGATTCGGAACCACGACCTTCGGCAACATGAGCGTCATAGCGATTCTCTAG
- a CDS encoding HDOD domain-containing protein, giving the protein MWDNLAAMIGLKGLVLAVKNALDRLAASRQPNTGELSLDSVEWGDMSLKDVDAGHSDLWAEYFHGEGAAIVARQGLEEQVQAWRTGLKERLEILFSATPQFGGADAPPSHVVPPALLKLLARRNNTFKDFETGYATLASLGDPNIRLSELSHIITENKHLTAMLLKCVNSPYFGLRGEVSSIPTAILILGLVNLRNVVYRDHMVKLVDIEDPRLKQFFNQVWEHLTFTSVCCSHVARAFDEVNPTTLFTMGLLHDIGRFVIATSPLVDRDEDQTLAYDLCFSIEDENDLFGINHAEAGRLVAGQLRFPPRIAMAVEHHHAAAWTDRSALGLDLSAQKYLAALFLADKLAGVFSCGAEEPVDPLHVSFHSLVDRQRLEKIVLHPSLARDIKKAQEMALRNFDAPG; this is encoded by the coding sequence ATGTGGGATAATCTGGCCGCCATGATCGGCCTCAAGGGGCTGGTGCTCGCCGTCAAAAACGCGCTGGACCGTCTGGCCGCCTCGCGCCAGCCGAATACGGGCGAGCTTTCGCTGGACTCCGTCGAATGGGGGGACATGTCCCTCAAGGACGTGGACGCCGGGCACTCCGACCTGTGGGCCGAGTATTTCCATGGAGAAGGGGCCGCCATCGTGGCCCGGCAGGGCCTGGAAGAGCAGGTGCAGGCCTGGCGCACCGGCCTGAAAGAGCGCCTGGAGATTCTTTTCAGCGCAACGCCGCAGTTCGGCGGCGCGGACGCTCCCCCCTCTCATGTCGTCCCGCCCGCGCTGCTCAAGCTCCTGGCCCGGCGCAACAATACCTTCAAGGACTTCGAGACCGGCTACGCCACCCTGGCCTCCCTGGGCGACCCCAACATCCGGCTCTCGGAGCTCTCGCACATCATCACCGAGAACAAGCACCTCACGGCCATGCTGCTCAAATGCGTGAACTCCCCCTATTTCGGCCTGCGCGGGGAGGTCAGCTCCATCCCCACGGCCATCCTGATCCTGGGGCTGGTGAACCTGCGCAACGTGGTCTACCGCGACCACATGGTCAAACTGGTGGACATCGAGGACCCGCGCCTCAAGCAGTTCTTCAATCAGGTCTGGGAACACCTGACCTTCACCAGCGTGTGCTGCTCCCACGTGGCCAGGGCCTTCGACGAGGTGAACCCCACCACGCTCTTCACCATGGGCCTGCTGCACGACATCGGCCGGTTCGTCATCGCCACCTCCCCCCTGGTGGACCGGGACGAAGACCAGACCCTGGCCTACGACCTGTGCTTCTCCATCGAAGACGAGAACGACCTGTTCGGGATCAACCACGCCGAAGCAGGCAGACTGGTAGCAGGCCAGCTGCGTTTCCCGCCGCGCATCGCCATGGCCGTGGAGCACCACCACGCGGCGGCCTGGACCGACCGCAGCGCGCTCGGCCTGGACCTATCGGCCCAGAAATATCTGGCGGCGCTGTTTCTGGCGGACAAACTGGCGGGAGTGTTCAGCTGCGGGGCGGAGGAACCGGTGGACCCGCTGCACGTCTCCTTCCACTCCCTGGTGGACAGACAGCGGCTCGAAAAGATCGTGCTGCACCCGTCTCTGGCGCGAGACATCAAGAAGGCGCAGGAGATGGCCCTGCGCAACTTCGACGCGCCGGGCTGA
- a CDS encoding alginate O-acetyltransferase AlgX-related protein, translating into MKRALAILSVTLLLLPLVLPQGLALLGVSEGPGAVENRLKTPLPPLSLAGENFKAFAKQLTSAYGETFPFRDSMIRTANIIKLALFRESPSSSVILGRDGWLFFPKEMALEDWLGLGHYPPEELARIVALMRERRDWLAERGAAMLVVIAPNKASVYGDFLPASLHKLSPGTRLDQLGDALRQAGVPFLDLRKALDDAKAVRRAYWKTDTHWNGWGAFMGSAAIVEALRQRFPAMPPLRPQDYRVSESDIPGGDLAEMLLLEATMREQALDMVPLAPNRARPAEPKGYKDPATLKGRDMIIRETGDPTLPKAVVFRDSFSSAAIPFLAERFQRSVFLWEHRFQPHIVEAEKPDVVIFEAVERYQHALFAAP; encoded by the coding sequence ATGAAACGCGCCCTCGCCATCTTGTCCGTGACGCTCCTGCTGCTGCCCCTGGTGCTGCCGCAGGGGCTGGCGCTCCTTGGCGTGTCCGAGGGGCCGGGCGCGGTGGAGAACCGGCTCAAGACCCCGCTGCCGCCGCTCTCCCTGGCAGGAGAGAACTTCAAGGCATTCGCCAAGCAGCTCACCAGCGCCTACGGCGAGACCTTTCCCTTCCGCGACTCCATGATCCGCACGGCCAACATCATCAAGCTGGCCCTGTTCCGGGAGTCGCCCTCGTCAAGCGTGATCCTGGGCCGCGACGGCTGGCTGTTCTTCCCCAAGGAGATGGCCCTGGAGGACTGGCTGGGGCTTGGGCACTATCCGCCCGAGGAACTGGCCCGCATCGTGGCCCTGATGCGTGAGCGCCGCGACTGGCTGGCTGAGCGCGGCGCGGCCATGCTGGTGGTGATCGCCCCCAACAAGGCCAGCGTCTACGGCGACTTCCTGCCTGCGTCGCTGCACAAGCTCTCCCCCGGGACGCGCCTGGACCAGCTGGGCGATGCCCTGCGGCAGGCGGGCGTCCCGTTCCTTGATCTGCGCAAAGCCCTGGACGACGCCAAGGCCGTGCGCCGGGCCTACTGGAAGACCGACACCCACTGGAACGGCTGGGGCGCGTTCATGGGCAGCGCGGCCATCGTGGAGGCCCTGCGCCAGCGCTTCCCGGCCATGCCCCCGCTTCGCCCCCAGGACTACCGGGTGAGCGAATCCGACATCCCCGGCGGCGACCTGGCCGAGATGCTCCTGCTGGAAGCCACCATGCGAGAGCAGGCCCTGGACATGGTCCCCCTGGCCCCCAACCGCGCCAGACCCGCCGAGCCCAAAGGCTACAAGGACCCGGCCACGCTCAAGGGCCGGGACATGATCATCCGCGAAACCGGCGACCCAACGCTGCCCAAGGCGGTGGTGTTCCGCGATTCGTTCTCCTCGGCGGCCATCCCCTTCCTGGCGGAGCGATTCCAGCGGTCCGTGTTCCTGTGGGAGCACCGCTTCCAGCCCCACATCGTGGAGGCGGAAAAGCCCGACGTGGTGATCTTCGAGGCCGTGGAGCGCTACCAGCACGCCCTGTTCGCCGCGCCCTGA